Proteins from a genomic interval of Chryseobacterium indologenes:
- a CDS encoding helix-turn-helix transcriptional regulator, translated as MAILKQNQEFDADSLPGKVIGIASDMVMHDSGFHCHVTKTQLLYAPSGCMTVTTSDRQFVLPPFRMLWIPAHEVHRVNFRNMVAYRSIYFDREYAAGCINSSLKVLHVNPLLKEIIERMCFWEWSVPDDYQENIIKVFWNEMNGAPEEKLVLKMPQDTRLKKISEEWTKRLSMPPMLKNLAENTGAVEKTITRIFKKETGLSYQEWRQQWRLQRSIELLVEGNSIGEVSHILEFSSDSAFIDFFKKQTGSTPLQYLMQNG; from the coding sequence ATGGCGATTCTAAAACAAAATCAGGAATTTGATGCAGATTCTCTACCAGGGAAAGTAATAGGAATCGCTTCTGATATGGTAATGCATGATTCCGGTTTTCATTGCCATGTGACGAAAACCCAGCTTTTATATGCCCCTTCCGGTTGTATGACGGTTACCACTTCAGACAGGCAGTTTGTGCTGCCGCCGTTCAGAATGTTGTGGATTCCTGCCCATGAGGTTCACAGGGTAAATTTCCGTAATATGGTAGCGTACAGATCCATTTATTTTGATAGGGAATATGCTGCAGGTTGTATAAATTCAAGCCTTAAAGTTTTACATGTCAACCCTTTGCTGAAGGAGATTATTGAAAGAATGTGTTTCTGGGAATGGAGTGTTCCTGACGATTATCAGGAGAATATTATAAAGGTATTCTGGAATGAAATGAATGGAGCTCCTGAAGAAAAACTGGTCCTTAAAATGCCGCAGGACACACGTTTGAAAAAAATTTCAGAAGAATGGACCAAACGATTATCGATGCCTCCGATGTTGAAAAATCTCGCCGAAAATACAGGGGCGGTTGAAAAAACAATCACCCGGATTTTTAAGAAAGAAACCGGATTATCCTATCAGGAATGGAGGCAGCAATGGCGTCTTCAGAGATCCATCGAATTGTTGGTGGAAGGAAATTCGATAGGGGAAGTTTCTCATATTTTAGAATTTTCCTCCGATAGTGCCTTTATTGATTTTTTTAAAAAACAGACAGGATCAACACCGTTACAATACCTCATGCAGAACGGGTAA
- a CDS encoding EamA family transporter encodes MKKQNILKGVLFVGIGASIYGMLATFVKMAYHDGFTTSEVTTSQFVLGLTGLLILNFIQTITSKQKLSLPNSKEVRMLMLAGTSLGGTSLFYYIAVQYINVSIAIVLLMQSVWFSVVVESILTKKLPNARKVISVIIVLLGTVLATNLINMEIELDWHGVFWGLMAAGSYTLTMFTSNTIATHLPVFRKSLVMLAGGSIIVFSFLFFAQIGPMYFDGLQSLYLNFTENTEHIHPFNYSIFWTYGIILALFGTIIPPILFNVGFPNAGLGLGSIVSSLELPVSVTMAFVLLGEKVFLIQWVGIVLILFAIVLMNLPSKKEKEVQVPELS; translated from the coding sequence ATGAAGAAGCAAAATATACTAAAAGGCGTTTTATTTGTTGGGATTGGAGCTAGTATATACGGTATGTTGGCCACGTTTGTGAAAATGGCTTACCATGACGGTTTTACAACTTCGGAAGTTACTACATCCCAGTTTGTGTTAGGTTTGACAGGATTACTGATCCTTAATTTTATCCAGACCATTACCTCGAAGCAGAAATTATCATTACCCAATTCTAAAGAAGTCAGAATGCTGATGCTGGCAGGAACTTCATTAGGAGGAACCAGTTTATTCTATTATATTGCTGTGCAGTATATCAATGTTTCCATTGCGATTGTATTATTGATGCAGTCGGTATGGTTCAGTGTGGTAGTTGAGAGCATTCTTACAAAAAAATTGCCCAATGCAAGAAAGGTGATTTCGGTGATTATAGTATTATTGGGAACAGTATTGGCGACCAATCTTATCAATATGGAAATAGAGCTGGATTGGCATGGGGTGTTCTGGGGGCTAATGGCTGCCGGCTCTTATACTTTGACTATGTTTACCTCAAACACGATAGCTACTCATTTACCGGTTTTCAGAAAGAGCCTTGTAATGCTTGCGGGAGGTTCTATTATCGTTTTTTCGTTCTTATTCTTTGCTCAGATAGGGCCAATGTATTTTGACGGATTACAATCTTTATATTTAAATTTTACCGAAAATACGGAGCATATTCATCCTTTTAATTATTCGATCTTCTGGACATATGGAATTATTTTAGCTCTGTTCGGAACCATTATTCCCCCAATTCTGTTTAATGTCGGTTTCCCGAATGCAGGATTAGGATTAGGAAGTATTGTTTCCTCTTTAGAGCTTCCGGTTTCTGTAACGATGGCGTTTGTTTTATTGGGCGAAAAAGTGTTTTTAATACAGTGGGTAGGAATCGTGCTGATCCTTTTTGCTATTGTATTAATGAACTTACCTTCCAAAAAAGAAAAGGAAGTCCAGGTCCCTGAACTATCTTAA
- a CDS encoding DEAD/DEAH box helicase family protein, whose protein sequence is MAFLHEIFNNPFARKALAEVSLPNGITDNLKFGIRPYQEEAFRRYLYTEREDFDGKPKKPLHLLYNMATGSGKTMVMGGLILHLYQKGYRNFLFFVNSNTIIQKTTDNFLNPHTSKYLFQNKIVIDGKEVFLKEIDNFDESDHENINIKFTTIQRLHTDLNNTKENSVTYEDFQDKKMVLIADEAHHLNSGTKSGNLFGSWEETVLEILHQNFENILLEFTATLDYESREIAEKYKDKVIYKYDLAQFRTDKFSKEINLVRSLYDEQERIIQALILNLYRQELATVHHINLKPVILFKAKKTIKESEQNKENFHKLIDAFSETMVDKIRKTSTVPIVQKAFDFFEGRNISKGDIVKRIQNHFREENCLSANNDLEAEKNQILLNTLEEENNPIRAVFAVQKLNEGWDVLNLFDIVRLYEDRDGKDGRPGKTTLSEAQLIGRGARYFPFSVKEGEDKFVRKYDDDISNDLKILEELYYHTKEDSRYISELKKALVDSGIYEDEANLETKQLKLKPVFKTTELYKNGLVFSNSKIPKSFTHIKSFEDLGMSRPNFKYQLSSGNGRTSNVFFEPEKPASPDEGIKSKGVRIQDIQKHVVRYALSRNPFYYFDNLSRYFPNITSIWEFIHDTTYLGGMEIIFYGTQSRLQEISHFDYLQALNGLLQTIEADIKHNTPDYEGSSFQPQPIHKVFRDKEIKVTKGSIRADGQESVVSDEAWYAYNANYGTIEEKRFVDLFSRRFQGLKQKFQDVHLIRNEREVKIFDKLGRAFEPDFILFCSQKKDKQLTYQVFIEPKGTHLIDYDRWKDDFLRKMGDQKKTITIHTDEYLITAVPFYNHETEKEFDQALEKTFMG, encoded by the coding sequence ATGGCATTTTTACATGAAATATTCAATAATCCGTTTGCCCGTAAGGCTCTTGCAGAAGTTTCTTTACCTAATGGAATCACCGATAACCTGAAGTTTGGAATTCGCCCTTATCAGGAAGAAGCATTCAGACGTTATTTGTATACGGAAAGGGAAGATTTTGATGGGAAGCCTAAGAAACCCTTACATCTTCTTTATAATATGGCAACGGGAAGCGGGAAAACAATGGTGATGGGTGGTTTGATACTTCACCTTTATCAGAAAGGATATCGGAATTTTTTGTTTTTTGTCAACAGTAATACTATAATTCAGAAAACGACGGATAATTTTCTCAATCCCCATACTTCTAAATATTTATTTCAGAATAAAATCGTTATTGATGGGAAAGAGGTCTTTTTAAAGGAGATTGATAATTTTGATGAATCAGACCATGAAAACATCAATATCAAATTTACCACCATTCAGCGGCTTCACACTGATTTAAATAACACCAAAGAAAACAGCGTTACCTATGAAGATTTTCAGGATAAAAAGATGGTATTGATTGCCGATGAGGCCCATCATTTAAACAGTGGTACCAAAAGCGGAAACCTGTTTGGAAGCTGGGAAGAGACCGTTCTCGAGATTCTGCATCAGAATTTTGAAAATATCCTTTTAGAATTTACGGCCACTCTGGATTATGAAAGCCGGGAAATCGCAGAGAAGTACAAAGACAAGGTTATTTATAAATATGATCTGGCGCAGTTCAGAACAGATAAATTTTCTAAGGAAATCAACCTTGTCCGCTCCTTATATGATGAGCAGGAAAGAATTATTCAGGCTTTAATTCTTAATCTGTATCGCCAGGAATTGGCTACTGTTCATCATATCAATCTGAAACCCGTTATTCTTTTTAAAGCCAAGAAGACCATCAAAGAATCTGAACAGAATAAGGAAAACTTTCACAAGCTGATCGATGCTTTTTCTGAAACGATGGTAGATAAGATCAGGAAAACATCAACCGTTCCTATTGTTCAGAAAGCTTTTGATTTCTTTGAAGGCAGAAATATTTCAAAAGGAGATATTGTAAAACGGATACAGAATCATTTCCGGGAAGAAAATTGCCTGAGTGCCAATAATGACTTAGAAGCAGAGAAAAACCAGATTTTACTCAATACATTGGAAGAAGAAAACAATCCTATCCGTGCTGTATTTGCAGTGCAGAAACTTAATGAAGGCTGGGATGTTCTCAATTTATTTGATATTGTAAGATTATATGAAGACCGGGATGGGAAAGATGGTAGACCCGGAAAGACAACCCTTTCCGAAGCACAGCTCATCGGACGTGGAGCAAGATATTTTCCTTTTTCTGTGAAGGAAGGTGAAGATAAGTTTGTAAGGAAATATGATGATGACATTTCAAACGATCTGAAAATCCTGGAAGAGCTGTATTATCATACCAAAGAAGACAGCCGCTACATTTCAGAGCTTAAAAAAGCGTTGGTAGACTCCGGAATATATGAAGATGAGGCCAATCTTGAAACAAAGCAGTTAAAATTGAAGCCTGTATTTAAAACCACAGAATTATACAAAAACGGACTTGTATTTTCCAATAGCAAAATCCCAAAAAGCTTTACTCATATAAAGTCTTTTGAAGATCTGGGAATGAGCAGACCCAATTTTAAATACCAGCTTTCTTCGGGAAATGGCAGGACTTCTAATGTGTTTTTTGAACCGGAGAAACCCGCCTCTCCTGATGAAGGAATAAAATCTAAAGGAGTCAGAATTCAGGATATTCAGAAGCATGTAGTAAGATATGCCCTAAGCCGGAATCCTTTTTATTACTTTGATAATCTTTCGCGCTATTTTCCCAATATAACATCGATCTGGGAATTTATACATGATACAACCTATTTGGGTGGAATGGAAATCATATTCTACGGAACCCAAAGCCGTCTACAGGAAATTTCACATTTTGATTACCTCCAGGCTCTGAATGGATTACTTCAAACTATAGAAGCCGATATTAAACATAATACTCCGGATTACGAAGGTTCATCGTTTCAGCCGCAGCCTATTCATAAGGTTTTCAGAGATAAGGAGATCAAAGTTACCAAAGGCAGTATAAGAGCAGATGGGCAGGAAAGTGTGGTTTCAGATGAAGCTTGGTATGCCTACAATGCTAATTATGGAACTATTGAAGAAAAAAGGTTTGTAGACTTATTTTCCAGGCGCTTCCAGGGGCTGAAGCAAAAATTTCAGGATGTTCACCTGATCCGTAATGAAAGGGAGGTGAAGATCTTTGATAAACTGGGACGCGCTTTTGAACCGGATTTTATTCTGTTTTGCAGCCAGAAGAAAGATAAACAGCTGACATACCAGGTGTTTATAGAGCCTAAGGGAACCCATTTAATTGATTACGACAGATGGAAAGATGATTTTTTGAGAAAAATGGGCGATCAAAAGAAAACCATTACGATTCATACGGATGAGTATTTAATTACGGCAGTGCCGTTTTATAACCATGAAACTGAAAAAGAATTTGACCAGGCGCTGGAAAAAACCTTTATGGGCTAA
- the rpsA gene encoding 30S ribosomal protein S1 translates to MSKETNSAELLLNQNVAPEQFDWDSFESGLDADARKEKSDLEEIYNGSLNNLDDNDVLVGKVVRLTDKEAIVDINFKSEGVISLNEFRYNQGLKVGDEVEVMVDKREDKTGQLQLSHRKARTLKAWDKVNELHETGEIVNGFVKSRTKGGMIVDVHGIEAFLPGSQIDVKPIKDYDQFVGKTMEFKVVKINPEFKNVVVSHKALIEADIEGQKKEIIAQLEKGQVLEGTVKNITSYGVFIDLGGVDGLIHITDLSWSRVNHPSEILEDGQTVKVVILDFDDEKTRIQLGMKQLEAHPWDALSADMKVGDKVKGKVVVLADYGAFVEIAPGVEGLIHVSEMSWSTHLRSAGDFVKVGDEVEAEVLTLDREERKISLGIKQLSKDPWENIEAKYPVGSQHVGTVRNFTNFGVFVELEEGIDGLIYISDLSWTKKIKHPSEFCAVGDKLDVVVLELDIQARRLSLGHKQLTENPWDKFETKYAEGTIHAGKAVEVHDKGASVQFEDAEVEAFCPSRLLEKEDGSKIKKGEEAQFKVIEFNKEFKRVVVSHTGIFRDEEKKNVKESSSRNVSSSSNNEERSTLGDIDALAELKRKMEEGK, encoded by the coding sequence ATGTCAAAAGAGACAAATTCAGCAGAATTATTATTAAACCAAAACGTAGCACCAGAACAATTTGATTGGGATTCTTTCGAATCAGGTCTTGATGCAGATGCGAGAAAAGAAAAAAGCGATTTAGAAGAGATCTACAACGGATCATTAAACAACTTAGACGATAATGACGTATTAGTTGGTAAAGTTGTAAGATTAACTGACAAAGAAGCTATCGTAGACATCAACTTCAAATCTGAAGGTGTTATTTCTCTTAACGAATTCCGTTACAACCAAGGCCTTAAAGTAGGTGATGAGGTAGAAGTAATGGTTGACAAGAGAGAAGACAAAACTGGTCAGTTACAATTATCTCACAGAAAAGCTAGAACGCTTAAAGCTTGGGATAAAGTAAACGAACTTCACGAAACTGGAGAAATCGTTAACGGTTTTGTTAAATCAAGAACTAAAGGTGGTATGATCGTTGACGTTCACGGAATCGAAGCATTCTTACCTGGTTCTCAAATTGACGTTAAGCCAATTAAAGATTACGATCAGTTCGTAGGAAAAACTATGGAGTTCAAAGTTGTGAAAATCAACCCTGAGTTCAAAAACGTAGTAGTTTCTCACAAAGCATTGATCGAAGCAGATATCGAAGGTCAGAAAAAAGAAATCATCGCTCAGCTTGAAAAAGGTCAGGTTCTTGAAGGTACTGTTAAGAATATCACTTCTTACGGTGTATTCATTGACTTAGGAGGTGTTGATGGATTGATCCACATTACAGACCTTTCTTGGTCTAGAGTGAACCACCCATCTGAAATCCTTGAGGACGGACAGACTGTAAAAGTTGTAATCCTTGATTTCGATGACGAGAAAACAAGAATCCAGTTAGGTATGAAGCAATTAGAAGCTCATCCTTGGGATGCTCTTTCTGCTGACATGAAAGTTGGAGATAAAGTAAAAGGAAAAGTAGTAGTTCTTGCTGACTATGGTGCATTCGTAGAAATCGCTCCAGGTGTAGAAGGATTAATCCACGTTTCTGAAATGTCTTGGTCTACTCACTTAAGATCTGCTGGAGATTTCGTAAAAGTAGGTGATGAAGTAGAAGCTGAAGTATTAACTTTAGATAGAGAAGAAAGAAAAATTTCTCTTGGTATCAAGCAATTGTCTAAAGATCCATGGGAAAACATCGAAGCTAAGTATCCGGTAGGATCTCAGCATGTAGGAACGGTAAGAAACTTCACTAACTTTGGTGTATTCGTAGAGTTAGAAGAAGGTATCGACGGGTTAATCTACATCTCTGATCTTTCTTGGACTAAGAAAATCAAGCACCCATCTGAGTTCTGCGCAGTAGGTGATAAATTAGATGTTGTAGTTCTTGAACTAGATATCCAGGCTAGAAGATTATCTCTAGGTCACAAGCAATTGACTGAAAACCCATGGGATAAATTCGAAACTAAATATGCTGAAGGAACTATCCACGCTGGTAAAGCTGTAGAAGTACACGATAAAGGAGCTTCTGTACAGTTTGAAGATGCTGAGGTTGAAGCGTTCTGCCCTTCAAGATTATTAGAGAAAGAAGATGGATCTAAAATCAAAAAAGGTGAAGAAGCTCAATTCAAAGTAATTGAATTCAACAAAGAATTCAAGAGAGTAGTAGTATCTCACACAGGGATCTTCAGAGACGAAGAAAAGAAAAACGTTAAAGAATCTTCTTCTAGAAACGTATCTTCTTCTTCAAACAACGAAGAAAGATCTACTCTTGGAGACATTGATGCATTAGCAGAGTTGAAAAGAAAAATGGAAGAAGGTAAATAA
- a CDS encoding fibronectin type III domain-containing protein: protein MKHYFFFFCFAVQMAFGQVLFPYLQNPTPNSMIVNWKTASNNETIVIYGDSPTNLNVTVTGTTNIFSDTGYNNNYYYHTAKITNLQPNTKYYYKIKTGTSESAVYNFRTLPQPGQAVTANGKIRFLIMGDNQIKAEPRYDSLTLNAYKKLKEKFGANTDPSDNIALTFMVGDQVDVGTLDHYENVHFKKNIKLSPYLPIQTTVGNHETYAPVPGGIQGMESYYAHFYIDEIKYKNISSGNENYYAQQAGNVLFISLSSEHTGAAQQTWLQQVLNAANNDATVDWIISLSHRPYQAEQYVGDISTWVRNNAVPLLVTSDKYLMHVGAHHHLYHRGQLKDTPNYQIISGGTAWDQYWGMSNEKDFDDVQKTLTDWTYQIIEVDIPTGKVDVECYSIGGKYTKKDNVLIDSFHRYKNQPKPAKPSITNTFSGAITLPLTLNGSTFSSSNNELLNTTQFLISKAPDFSVIEKEIYRDFENWFGKDGNGNPDVTKNLNAGVDITQVLLPGNSIPNGIYYAKVRYRDRNLEWSDWSDVKQFEITGSVVSNPTFTLNKTEYAQNEPIIGTYTGGPGNQQDWVGIYKKGQTPGASVTSQGYVYTNGQTAGTASFNNGLATKGQYFAGFFANNGYTEITPRKNFYVGPNVKLQATADNYPVGGTVTINFTDGPNLQKDWIGIYEMGQTPGTTNSIKWSYVTTAAGTVNFTGLPKGYYYAQYLLEDGYNGIGNKVFFKVGDIVTELWTNKPVYTLGENITASWTDSPGIIKDWLGIYPQSIQSPDDNFVSYTYFDGITQGTKAIQGTAVPSTPGNYYMVMFTNDSYTEVSNRVQFQVTSSTLGTDETKSTEKNVVLYPNPTKPGEPTFIKSDYPIEKIELVSATGDLLYETKNINNQRFSLVNENLPKGVYFVKVHARKLFTLKLIIQ, encoded by the coding sequence ATGAAACATTATTTCTTCTTTTTTTGTTTCGCGGTCCAGATGGCATTCGGACAGGTTTTGTTTCCTTATTTGCAAAACCCTACACCCAATTCCATGATCGTCAACTGGAAGACGGCTTCCAATAACGAGACTATCGTGATCTACGGAGATTCTCCCACAAATCTGAATGTCACTGTGACCGGTACAACCAATATCTTTTCTGATACAGGATACAATAATAACTACTATTACCACACAGCAAAGATTACCAATCTACAGCCCAACACCAAGTACTATTATAAGATAAAAACAGGAACGAGTGAATCTGCGGTCTACAACTTCAGAACTCTTCCACAACCGGGACAGGCAGTTACTGCCAATGGAAAAATCCGTTTCCTGATCATGGGAGACAATCAGATCAAAGCTGAACCGAGATATGATAGCCTTACTTTAAATGCCTATAAAAAATTAAAGGAAAAGTTCGGAGCCAATACCGATCCTTCTGATAATATCGCGCTTACTTTTATGGTAGGTGATCAGGTAGATGTGGGAACGTTAGATCATTATGAAAACGTCCACTTCAAAAAGAATATTAAATTATCACCTTACCTTCCTATCCAAACTACAGTAGGAAATCACGAAACCTATGCTCCGGTACCCGGAGGTATTCAGGGAATGGAATCTTATTATGCCCACTTTTATATTGATGAGATTAAATATAAAAATATCAGTTCCGGAAATGAAAATTACTATGCCCAGCAGGCAGGAAATGTGCTATTCATCAGTTTAAGTTCTGAGCATACGGGAGCAGCACAGCAAACTTGGCTTCAACAGGTTCTGAATGCAGCAAATAATGATGCTACGGTAGACTGGATTATTTCTTTAAGCCACAGACCGTATCAGGCAGAACAGTATGTAGGAGATATTTCTACATGGGTAAGGAATAATGCAGTGCCGCTTCTGGTGACTTCCGATAAATACCTGATGCATGTCGGAGCCCACCATCACCTGTATCACAGGGGACAATTAAAAGATACCCCGAATTATCAGATTATTTCAGGAGGAACAGCCTGGGACCAATATTGGGGAATGTCTAATGAGAAGGATTTTGATGATGTTCAGAAAACATTGACAGACTGGACGTATCAAATCATTGAAGTCGATATCCCGACAGGAAAAGTAGATGTGGAATGCTATTCTATCGGAGGAAAATATACCAAGAAAGATAATGTATTAATCGATTCTTTCCATAGGTATAAAAACCAGCCCAAACCGGCAAAACCATCAATCACCAATACATTTTCTGGAGCAATAACCCTGCCTTTGACATTGAACGGAAGTACATTTTCTTCGTCAAATAATGAACTTTTAAATACCACTCAATTTCTGATCAGTAAGGCTCCGGATTTTTCCGTTATTGAAAAAGAAATCTATCGCGATTTTGAAAACTGGTTTGGAAAAGACGGAAACGGAAATCCAGATGTCACTAAGAACTTAAATGCCGGCGTTGATATTACTCAGGTTCTCTTGCCGGGAAATTCAATTCCGAACGGAATATATTATGCAAAAGTGCGTTACAGAGACAGAAACCTGGAATGGAGTGACTGGAGTGACGTGAAACAATTTGAAATTACAGGAAGTGTAGTTTCTAATCCTACATTTACTTTAAATAAAACTGAATATGCACAAAATGAGCCGATAATCGGTACGTATACAGGAGGACCCGGCAATCAGCAAGATTGGGTAGGAATTTATAAGAAAGGACAGACTCCGGGGGCTTCAGTAACCTCTCAGGGATATGTTTATACTAACGGGCAGACAGCGGGTACAGCTAGCTTTAACAACGGTTTGGCGACTAAAGGACAATATTTTGCAGGATTCTTTGCCAATAACGGTTATACGGAAATTACCCCAAGGAAAAATTTCTATGTAGGTCCCAATGTAAAGCTGCAGGCAACTGCCGATAATTATCCCGTAGGAGGAACGGTTACGATTAATTTTACGGATGGGCCAAATCTTCAGAAAGACTGGATCGGAATTTATGAAATGGGGCAAACTCCGGGAACCACAAATTCAATCAAATGGAGCTACGTTACCACAGCTGCCGGAACCGTTAATTTTACAGGGCTTCCAAAAGGATATTATTATGCCCAGTACCTGCTGGAAGACGGATACAACGGAATCGGAAATAAAGTATTCTTCAAAGTAGGAGATATCGTTACTGAACTGTGGACGAATAAACCGGTTTATACTTTAGGCGAAAATATCACCGCTTCATGGACAGATTCTCCGGGAATTATCAAAGACTGGCTGGGAATTTACCCTCAAAGCATTCAGTCTCCGGATGATAATTTTGTATCGTATACTTATTTTGACGGAATAACGCAGGGAACCAAAGCAATCCAGGGAACAGCAGTGCCAAGTACACCGGGGAACTATTACATGGTCATGTTTACCAATGACTCTTACACGGAAGTATCAAATAGGGTGCAGTTCCAGGTGACATCCTCAACCCTGGGAACGGATGAAACTAAAAGTACAGAGAAAAATGTAGTATTATACCCCAATCCTACAAAACCTGGTGAACCTACATTCATTAAAAGTGATTATCCTATTGAGAAAATCGAATTGGTATCCGCCACAGGAGATTTGTTGTATGAAACGAAAAATATCAATAACCAACGCTTCTCGCTGGTCAATGAAAATCTTCCGAAAGGAGTGTATTTTGTAAAAGTTCACGCCAGAAAGTTGTTTACTTTAAAATTGATTATTCAATAA
- a CDS encoding alpha/beta hydrolase → MKYVRNAVMVIMLAAGTAGISAQVKPLDALLSDYKYPFEVHYIHLKSQDNDLKMAYMDVKPQKSNGKTIMLLHGKNFNGAYWERTAKDLSAKGFRVIIPDQIGFGKSSKPHAYQFSFSQLAENTKAILDDLKIDKTIVLGHSMGGMVATRFTLLYPEKVQKLILENPIGLEDYKTFASYQTIDQAYQSELKNTAETYKNYQLTFYYDNKWKEEYQPWLDLIAGWTLHKDYPQVAWDAALTTDMIYNQPVCYEFKNIKTPVLLIIGTRDRTAIGKDRAPKELQAKMGQYQELGKKTQQEIAGSKLVEIENVGHLPHIEVYPQFFKALYDFIK, encoded by the coding sequence ATGAAATATGTAAGGAATGCAGTAATGGTTATAATGTTGGCTGCAGGAACAGCAGGCATTTCCGCACAGGTAAAACCTCTCGATGCTCTGCTCTCTGATTATAAATATCCTTTCGAAGTTCATTATATCCATTTAAAATCTCAGGATAATGATTTGAAGATGGCATACATGGATGTAAAACCTCAAAAAAGTAATGGAAAAACAATAATGCTGCTTCATGGGAAAAACTTTAACGGAGCCTATTGGGAAAGAACAGCTAAAGACCTTTCTGCAAAAGGGTTCAGGGTGATAATTCCGGATCAGATAGGATTTGGAAAATCTTCAAAACCTCATGCTTACCAGTTTTCCTTTTCTCAGCTAGCAGAAAATACAAAGGCAATTCTGGATGATCTTAAAATTGATAAGACCATTGTTTTGGGCCATTCTATGGGTGGAATGGTGGCGACACGCTTTACATTATTATACCCGGAAAAGGTTCAGAAGCTGATATTGGAGAATCCTATCGGTTTGGAAGATTATAAAACTTTTGCTTCTTATCAGACCATTGACCAGGCATATCAATCGGAGCTTAAAAATACCGCAGAAACCTATAAAAATTATCAGCTTACATTCTATTATGACAATAAATGGAAAGAAGAATATCAGCCCTGGCTGGATCTTATTGCCGGCTGGACATTACATAAAGATTATCCTCAGGTCGCATGGGATGCTGCCCTGACCACTGACATGATTTACAATCAACCTGTTTGTTATGAGTTTAAAAATATAAAAACTCCTGTATTACTGATCATTGGGACAAGAGACAGGACGGCAATAGGGAAGGATAGGGCTCCTAAAGAGCTTCAGGCGAAAATGGGACAATATCAGGAACTTGGCAAGAAAACACAACAGGAAATAGCCGGTTCTAAACTGGTGGAAATTGAAAATGTAGGGCATTTGCCACACATTGAAGTTTATCCTCAGTTTTTTAAAGCATTATATGACTTTATAAAATAA
- a CDS encoding MFS transporter, with protein MKKTNPLWLLTLLVMLPQFVETIYSPVLPSVQEYFGVKEESATLTISLYFIAFALGVAFWGIQCDRIGRKKSLQYGLITYGIGTVAAVFAPSFMILLSARIISAFGISVGSIVTQTILRDTYDREHISKVFSWIGIGLSVSPVIGMLTGSLLASVSGYQGVFITLCLVAALFYILSQKRVSETFPFPKQISFKTLISLLKRMLTDHEIIRCCLLIMSFNVLLFSYYSLAPFIFKEQEYSSYAFGYSSIVLAAGTFAGAQLNRRLLLKGLESSGLIKISTLGSFIASVMVWILTGEGIYFVIPYFFIVMAFSMAIPNILSTALIQYKNETGSAGALLGLIYYVMIGLGLVSIGFIQHLGIACTLFSGIGVFSLLLFRKR; from the coding sequence ATGAAAAAGACAAATCCGTTGTGGTTGCTGACATTACTGGTGATGCTTCCTCAATTTGTGGAAACTATTTACAGTCCGGTTTTGCCGTCGGTACAGGAATATTTTGGAGTGAAAGAAGAATCAGCGACACTGACGATAAGTTTATATTTTATAGCCTTCGCTTTAGGAGTCGCTTTCTGGGGAATACAATGCGACCGGATCGGAAGAAAAAAATCATTGCAATACGGATTAATAACTTACGGAATCGGAACAGTTGCAGCCGTTTTCGCACCCAGTTTCATGATATTGCTTAGCGCGAGGATTATCTCCGCATTCGGTATTTCAGTAGGTTCTATTGTTACCCAAACAATTTTACGTGATACTTATGATAGAGAACACATCAGCAAAGTATTTTCCTGGATCGGAATAGGTCTATCCGTCAGCCCTGTTATCGGTATGCTTACAGGGTCGCTGCTGGCTTCAGTCTCCGGATATCAGGGTGTTTTTATCACCTTATGTCTTGTGGCCGCGCTATTTTATATATTGTCCCAGAAAAGAGTCTCTGAAACATTTCCTTTTCCAAAACAAATAAGCTTCAAAACACTGATCAGCTTATTAAAACGAATGCTTACAGATCATGAAATCATCAGGTGCTGTTTGTTGATTATGAGTTTTAATGTTTTATTATTTTCGTACTATTCTCTGGCTCCTTTTATTTTTAAAGAGCAGGAATATTCATCGTACGCTTTCGGATACAGCAGCATTGTACTTGCAGCAGGCACTTTTGCCGGCGCACAGCTCAACAGACGCCTGTTATTAAAAGGGCTTGAATCTTCAGGTTTAATAAAAATCAGTACTCTTGGCTCTTTCATTGCCTCTGTAATGGTCTGGATATTAACAGGAGAAGGAATTTATTTTGTAATCCCATACTTTTTTATTGTCATGGCTTTCAGTATGGCTATTCCCAATATCCTGAGCACGGCCCTGATACAATATAAAAATGAAACAGGAAGCGCTGGAGCATTATTGGGATTGATCTATTATGTGATGATTGGACTGGGATTGGTAAGTATAGGATTTATTCAGCACCTTGGAATTGCCTGTACTCTTTTTTCCGGAATCGGGGTATTTTCACTCTTACTATTTAGGAAAAGATAA